The genome window GGGCCTGGCCCAAAGTCCGGTCTGTGTTGATCAGTCTGCATGGCTAGtggtatttttattaaatttatattaacattaattaacatattttttattacataaatcttaaaaaagattatattataaatactttATTAGAATAATTGATGGCATGTggtaaaatattacattattaattGTGTAATCATATTTTAAGTCTCTATCTATTAGTAatcaatccatccatccatccatccatgcaTCCATCATGGGAAATCAGATATTATGAatctgatattttaaaatgtaagctATCTTTTTAAGAGCATGGCGCGCAAAACGGATCGCGCATGTGCACAACGAACGTTTGTTGACTCCAAACGGTGCTTCAGTAGGTGATTGTACAGAGCATGTTTTCTTATTTAGTATTATCTTCATGTGTTTATTGCGATTATTACTAAATGAAGATGCTACTGTATATTACATTACCTCATATTGATGTGTTTTGaagtatattttacatttagatCTAGCATATACAGGGTAAGCATATTTCAGCTGAAAACATACCAAAGTATGATATTTTTTAACCTTCAGAAAGAGCagtaaaataagtaaatgtttCATTATCGATTTCAGTCACTCTTTTCTATTATTGAATAAAGTTACTTTGTTGAACTTGGAGCAGGGCGCCAATATTTGAATTCAGTGGTTCACTGATGGCAGATCTGTTTGACCTCAAAATGATTTCACAAGAGTTTTATGTACTTTGTTGTTTGCGGTTTATGATATTCTAGATTTAGCATGGCATAGGAAGATACTGTATTTAAGTTGATTAGTTATCATTGTTGATTATCTCcagctattttttttctttccagaacgttctgggaacgttctgAAAAGTTTAAACAGCAAAAATAAGCCACATCACATACTGTACCACCATGTGTTTAAATGAACGTGTAAGCTcttactagggctgggcgatgtgtttaaaaaaaaatttgattatcgactttaaaatcatcgcGATGTCCGATAATAtagggtgtgtttgacttcatggaACGTTGCGCAGACGATCAATGTGGATACGGACTgggagggaattcgttccgGACCCACCAAGTGTCAAACAAACacgtgtgcacacacacacacaggcacgccACGCGCacaaacgtcttggttacggatgtaacctcagttccctgatggagggaatgagacgttgtttcgagccgacagatggggttcgtccctgagaaccaattgcttccgacttcttagaaaaggccaatgaaatttgcgaatgaaatttgcatgccggactccgcccccagatatccgggtataaaagggagacggcgtgcctcattcattcacctttgtactgaggagcctgagacctctcacgactgctgcagtggaaagcacgtgttgtggcaagaaggacacaatgtctcgttccctccatcagggaactgaggttacacccgtaaccaagacgttccctttctgtcggtctcttgatgttgtgtcgagccgaggGATGGGGTTTCTAtggaaaacaacacaacactgtgccctgtcacaatctctagcgaagcgacggtgactggcctgtgCGTGTCAGccatgagcgctaccgcgaaattgtaacctaccagtgggtaggtagggggtcccagagctttacttgaaaggtgggaagcgCTACTTCCTTAactgggggatgcgctacagagaccacttcctaccggagggaagagtttagtggagataccaacatggtctcaccgatgggggagaactcatgggaagaatgtgcggactgaaggagttaacagcgaggtggaggtccacctagggaaggtcatgggttaccaaggtgggaaccaatcatgaggatacatcagacggaaccgccctgctgggggggttacaacgtccagtagcactaggtccggttagagctatgttgtggataactcagttggtacccagcctaaggggcagggctgctctgcccagcccgaccgcaggaggtgcttgcttagtgatggatggagtgcctgttcttcacccagtgggggaagaagggaggctagtttagtacgctgacccccttaggaaaaaggggggaaggtactgtcataggcgtacaccctaccggccgccagtcttgcctgatgcctgcaagactcgagctgataccggttttacgcagaggctgtaggacctcgcgaaggtgatgggtgtagcccaacccgcagctctgcagatgtctgccagagaggcgcctcgagccagtgcccatgaggaggctgtactcTGTGTGGAGAGAGTTCTCACCCCGTGGGCGCGGGcaatcttaggacaggtacgccgtagtgacggcgtccatgatccagtgcgccaatcgctgtttgagacagccctccctgctgatctccaaaacagactaagagctgctcagagcttctgtggctctgcgtgcggtccaagcagaggcgcaatgcgcatactggacacaacacggatggggttgggtcttactccccggtggggagcgcctgtaagttcaccggggtctcaggatagcgtgagaatcaccagacccgagttctaggcaatctgtggacacggagaatgcttgtaggtctgctaccctcttgagcgccatctggagagccgtcttcatcatgaggtgagaaagagtggcatctccgaggggctccaggaccacatcaaggtcgcaagggggtacggagcgcgggtgaggcagtgccttcccgcaccccttaggaaccaattaatcaggttgtgctgtcctagagacttacaagcaactgggtcgtgatgaaaggcaatagcggctacatacacgttcagtgtggaaggggagagattactctcgagtctctggaaggacagcacgttcccaatcgagcaactccacagaagagcaccaggatgaggagaggcaccacttacaggcctatagccgcctagtggccagggccctagcctcaGTGATGGttttaaccgccgcagggggtaggccactcaggatctcctcatctcgtccaggggccagaaatggaggttccagaggtctggcctgggatgccataacgtgcccttacCCTGGGAAAGCAgctccttcgtcaggggaattggCCAGGGGGGATCTGTCGTAAAGaacattagctccgagaaccaagtccagttgggccagtatggcgcaactagtacacttgatgctcctcttccctgaccttgcacagggtctgtgcaatgaggctcactggggggaaggcaaaCGTCTGCTTGTCCCATGACCAGCTGtgtgctagagcatccgtgccaaggggggcctcggatgggagtaccctagcgggcaatgggtggtgtccagggaggcgaacaggtctaccagagcccgcccgaactgtacccaatgagctggactgcgcgggggtggagtcgccagtctccgcgaggcgtcaactgatgacagagtgcatcggctgtctggttcaggtcgcctgggatatgtgtggctcgcagggatctgctcacctgcgcaCTCCACAGGAgaaggcgtcgggcgagtcgtgttagctgccgcgagcgaacgccaccctggcatTGAAATaagctacggcagttgtgctgtccgaccggaccagcacgtgcttgtcctgcacgagaggttgtagccccttcagtgcgggtagcacatccaacagctctaggcagttgatatgcctgcgcaggcggggtcCGTCCATcaccccgacactgcatgcctgttgcacatggcaccccaaccctgcagtgAGGCGGCTGTCGTTGCCACGACATGCctcatgacctgcccgagagggacccccgcaTAGAAacgtcattgaagaccaaggggttagggtgcatcggcagagaggcgtaatcaccatccgccttgtgccggtgtgccacgctctccagggaactcgactctgtagccagtgttggagcggtctcatgtgcatcaacccgaggggtatcaccaccgccgaggatgccatgtgcccaggagcctctgaaattgtttctgggggaccgctgactgtttgaaatattccaggcagttcaacactgactgagcgcgctctgtagtcagttacgctgtaatggagacagagttgagttccataccaagaaagaggatgctccgcacaggggagagcttgctcttttctcggttgacctgtggtcccaatcgatctaggtgccgaagcactaggtccctttGCGTATATAACAGATCTCGCgggtgtcaaatgagccagtcgttgagatagtttagtacccacacacctctctccctgaagggagtgagggcggcttccacgatcttcgtgatgactcgtggggacagggacagaccgaaagggatgactctgtactaatatgcctggccctcgaaagtgaaccgtaggaacaggcgatgacgagggagaatcgagacatgaaagttaGCGTCTTTCAGGTCAATTgtcatgaaccaatcttgacatctggtagatgccaggatgcgcttctgcgtgagcatcctgaacggcagcttgagtaggtgcctgttcagggtacgcaggtctagcaaccccctttttggggacgatgaagtacgggctgtaaaacccgttgaacatctcagcgagagggacgagcacgattgctttctcaccagaggggtggtgacctcggcccgaagcacgggaacATCCTTGCCTCTAACTGAGGTTTGGAGGatgcccgaaacttgggcgggcatctggggagttggaccacgtagccgagacggatcgtatcccttAGTCACCGTaatggtttgggaagctcttgtcaggctcccagggaccgagacagagaggctaggggtacgttctgcttcatcgacctcccggggggtggatcgatggctggcagtgtggatccctcgCTGTGGGGGGgtccccggagaggagatcggctctgctgtatttcctgcctggcgatgatgtagcacaacgcaccatcgattaaGAGTgcataggctgatgattatcctcaacattgggtcttgcctcaacgttgagttgccgaacaccatcgtgtagagggtgagagcggctgtgataatacccagtgtagcacaacgcaccgtcgattgagagtgcttaggctgcggattatcctcgacattgggtctcgccgtgaggcaaagtcgagttgccgaacaccatcgtgtagagggtgagagcggctgtgataaacacccagagtgAGAGattaaactcttagaagtgggctgttgggacagggcaggaaccgtcccggatcgaccaacgaaggtattctcgatctccctggggtcttctcatgagggccgcttcggcttccaccgcggctgctgacggggtggtggtctcctctttgatgtcttcttccggggggccgcctgagtgtgGGGTGCCGAACCGGAAGGCgtcaaagaggaccagggctgccgaGTCGCAGCGGGGGAGGAtatcttgatatcctctgtctgcttctagTACTGTTGAGAACTGCAGcttgacagtatcaccaaaagccccccttgcaagatgggtgcgtcgaaaaagcggactttctcggcgttactcatctgtgcaaggttcagccagaggtgtctctcctggaccacaagtgtggacatcgcccgacccagggcccgcgcggtaaccttggtcgcccatagagcgaggtcagtgacggcgtggagttcctgcataagcgctgggtcggtcttaccctcgtggagctctctcaatgccttggcctgacctgcaggatggccatagcgtggagagaggggacagcttggcccgcagcagaccgtgtcatggggaacggtcagacgagcaagacgaggtgcgaatggtccgcgagccagtggctgatggattagcgctcacagtaatcctcatatcaccctcgctgctcgccgtagcgggcggcagggacgtagtcctgccgtcaaggaatgggaagcagacgaggtggtggctgagtcccatgggaacacagccacccgtgacgcaatgtctgaatcgtcaaccgcccgcagtgcgggcaggacgtatccacaacatctgccccagcatactggaagcagacatcgtgtccgtccccctcctcgatgagtgacAGGAACAAGCACAAAGTTCAAGGTACCGGGTACACAGGTACATACACAtgcaatccacgagcaacaggacaaagaaacatgagggcattttaaaggagagacaaacgagggataattacacagggcaggtgggaaacattagacacggcagggaagcaatacatgaaacgagaggggcggggccaatgacaagacacgagaaagcacatgagatgtcaaaacataaacaactcatggctttctcacataaaacctaagggctccgtcccgatcctgccacatgactagaaatacaaaaacaagaatgcaggaccgtgacaacaATATTGGAGTAATATGGTCTTGCTTTTTTGTACCTGTCAGAAGTCTTGAAGCTGCATTTTGTACCATCTGTAGCCAGGATAAAGCTGATTGGCTAACCCCGTAATACAGTGAATTACAATAGTCTAACCTTGATGTTAAAAATGCAATAATTATTCTTTCAAAgttattaaaatatgaaataggTTTTACTTCAGCTAAAAGACGTAGCTGAAAAAAGCTGGATTTTACTACCGAATTTatctgcttctcaaattttaaACCCTCATCGAAAACAAATCCCAGGTTCTTTACCCAAGGTTTTGCAGAGAGTGTTATATTCCCTAGCGTTATTTGACTATAAAAATTAGATGgtccaaaaattacaatttctgttttattctcattcaaattttaaacaaattaaagataaCCAATCAAGCATCATCCGCATAGTAGTGGAACGACAACCCATATTTCCTAAAGATAGACCCTAATGGGAGCACgtataacaaaaaaagaaagggaGCTAAAATGGATCCCTGGGGAAAACCACAAGATAATATAGCAGCCTCCGACGAATATTCCCCAATGTGAACACTAATTCCTATCTGAGAGatatgatttaaaccattcaAGGGCAGCACATTTGATACCAATACAGTTCTCCAAACGAGTCAGAAGGATAGCGTGATTTAATGTATCAAACGCCGCACTCAGATCTAGCAGCACAAGTGCGGTATTATACCCAGAACCGGCAGCTATTAAAACATCGTTTAGAACCTTTAGGAGTGCAGTCTCTGTCGAATGATACTTTTTAAAACCTGATTGAAAGACCTAAAATACCTGATTTTTATCCAAGAAACTCTGTAATTGTTGCAACACTTTGAAATAAAAGGCAAATTTGAAACAGGTCTAAAATTGGCTAAAACAAGTCTAAATTTGGTTTCTTTAACAATGGCCTAACTATAGCATGTTTTAAAGCTTCTGGTACCACGTGTGTTTCCAGACATCAATTAATTATGTTTAAAAGGTATGGACCCACTGCATCAAAACCTTGTTTCAAGAGAGATGAAGGGATTGGATCCATAGGAGCCCAATGGCTTTGACTGACCCACTATTTTTTTAAGATGGGAGAGAGAGATAGGTTCAAACTTCTTAAACATCGCTGTACATGCCATTGAGATATAAAGATCAGAAGAGGGACAAGATATCCCGAATCTAATGTCAGATCTTATTTACAAAATTTGTAAGAAAATTATCACACAGAGTCCTTGATACAAAAGGATATTCATAAACAGGGGAAGGAAGGGGGAAAAGGCACTTTTCAGGCATACGCCCAGCCGGCCGTCTTGTTGATACCGTGTAAGACGTGGGCTGACACTGGCTCTACGCAAAGATTGTAGAACCTCACAAaagtgttgggcatagcccaacctgcagctctgcaaaatgtctgccagagaggcaccctgagccagtactcacgaggaggctacaccccgagcTCTCACTGCAAGTGGGCACGGGGGATCTTGGGATTGGTATGACAAGGTGATGGCGTTGATGATCCAGTGTGCCAATCTTtgcttggagacagccctccgcTTCTTCTGGCCTCCTGCTGGCCTccaacagacaaagagctgctcagagcttctgaagctctgcgtgcggaccaagtagaggcgcagggcacgtactggacacaacatggcaggggttgggtcttcctctccaagggggagcgcctgcaagttcaccacctggtccctgaagggagtggtgggaactttgggcacatagCCAGGCTGGGGTCTAGGAACCATGTAGGAGTCCCCTGTGGTTGCCTGGTGGTGTTACCCCATGACGGACTGTCAGATTGAGAGTGCAGAAAGCTGCAGGGGAAAAGCCCAGGGAGAGAGGAAGCTCTTTTTGCAAGGGTGTGGGCGCAGGTGGGGACGGGGCAGGGTCCGTCCCGCTCCAACCCGAGAGTGATGGAATGGCTGTGAGAACCGAGCCCGATGTCCTCGTAGATCTCCCTACAGGACCTGTACACAAAGGTTGCTTCTTAGAAACTTGTAACAATCAGCTTTAAaagttaaattataaaaatttaAATGGGTCAGATTAGACTGTGTgagattaaaacatttaaaagggtGAGACAAACAAGAGATACAAATGATGTAAGTGTATTTACAATGTTCACGTAAGACTTAAAACACTCACACTAAAACTCAAGACTGTTAAAAGCATGTGTAGaaaagctcaataaaatggaaggaaagaggcgggaaccggcgaacatttaacaataaactttaatcaaaaataaacaaacaataatacggaagtaaaaggccagcagcccctcacggacgactgccggccacacaaacataaacacaaaacttaacattttcaggcccggtcctctctcgtcggcagtcccgtcgctcgtcctcttatgctccctagctcccccgtggggcatgcgagaccggtgcgcatacagctgatactcattatcactcacgccaccggccccgccttcctgccccacggctctcgtcccgccttcctcgctacagcaTGGAACACAATAGCATATCCTAAAACAATCTAAAAGTCCAAGCTGGTTAAAAGTCCAAATATGAAGTGTCCACCAGAGTACATATACATCCAAATAAAGTGTAAACCAAAGTCTTTTTTGTTGGCTGGAAAGGAAAGTACACAATTACTGAAACTCCTCAGTCCAGCCATTTGATGTGATAATCCAAGCTCCCTACTTGTGCCTCCTTTATAATTGTTACTGCCATTGCCTGTCATGTGACCAgtcacaatgggtccaagtaaagtcgtttaaatgtgtccactgcagctcggtatacgcaacaattgaagatattagaatatatgtattttgcagtattaaacacATATTTATTACGATTTCATCAGGATCCGAAAAtttttcaaaaagaacacaaagaatggccttcttagctgccatagttcaactcttgcatCACAACAGAGTGTTCAAGCGCACCACcgtttctgtttaaaaaacgttttgcaacgttttgtcggggctgaacgcagccctggtACAATTATAGacatacacacataaaacaataaGAGGAATAAAAATGGGATAAAATGGCTAAGACAACATGTAAAACCTATTAAAACTctaatatacataaaataataagacGTATAGAGCGGTTAAAACATGTGTCATGTGTGACAGTGTCACAAACTCAGACCCTTAGATCCACTGTTTAAAAAAGTACTGATTGATTAAATTGATTGGAGGAGTTTCCTTTCTCTCTTGAAGTATTCATTTGCATGTTgaaacatgtatttaaaatcCAGGCTGTAAATACAGCACCATGTCACCGATTGTATTCATCCTGTTCACTTATTCTTTTTCCTCCATTCAAAGGCAAAGGCTGTCGTCAGTCTGGATTTAAGGTAATAAACATATGTGAAATTGTAAGATTTTAATGTTATGttattcatattatattattagttttttttcttatatATATTGTAGAATAATATATGAATAAgaaatgtgtatgtttgtaaCAATACTATCTCATCTTTGTTTCTACTTTTTATAGGTCAAAGGGACATGCGTAATATTACCTTCACACTGGATGCATACAGAAGAATCCATgacttgaaatatgtttttgttgttgtgctgTTTTTACTTTACCCAGTGATTGTCATTGCTAATGGACTGATCATCTGTGTTGTCTTTCTTGAAAGAAAACTACATAAGCCAATGTACCTGTTTATCTGTAATATGGCTTGTATCAATTTATATGGTGGCTCAGCACTTGCACCTTTTATCATAGCTAGATTCTTGACAGAAGATTATCAGATAACATGGCTTTCATGTCTTGTGCatgtcttttttatatatacctATGGTGGTTGTGACATAACAAACCTTACAGTTATGGCTTATGATCGATATGTTTCTATATGTTATCCTTTAAACTATGAAAAAATAGTCACGCCTACAAAAGTAATTATATCTGTTGCAGTCACTTGGATTTTGCCCATTGTCAGATTTTCAATAACACTTTTTCTTACAGCAAGCATTGACTTCTGTGGAACAATAATTGAGAAGGTTTACTGTGATAATTATTCAATAGTGAAGCTGGCATGCTCTGACATCTCAAGTTACAACATTTATGGCACAACAATGATTTTATTTGCTCTTGTATTCCCATTTATGATTATTACCTATTCTTATTTGAGgatcattttaatttgtttgaaaTTGTCTAAAAGTGGGCGAGTAAAAGTGTTCAGCACTTGTGTCCCCCATCTAATGGCTTTATTGAACTTTATCATTGGGAGTTGTTTTGAACTTTTTCAAAGTCGGTTTAACATGAAACATGTGCCCCATATATTTCGTGTAATACTTTCTTTATATTTCCTTATTCTGTGCCCATTAATTAATCCAGTCGTGTATGGGATGAGAACTCAGGCAATAAAAGAAGCTGTAAAAAGAAAACTTTGTTTTAAGTTATACCAGACAAGCTGTTGTAAActgtgaaaactaaaaacaaaagtctttctgaaatgaaaatgtctACTCTCTTTTTTGTAAGACAGAGATGCATGTATTGTACTACTGTTTCTTATGACTTCTACATATAAAGTAATTCATTCTATACTAGAAGCTTAAAGTTTCAAAAGGACATTGTGAAGGTTTTAGATAAGATTTACATTTtagaaatacataaatgaaacGTGGATGGTTATCTTCACATAGTTATAAGCATGTTTTTCACCtgtcaaaaaaaactttttcaatTGTATATGTGAATTGTCAACATGTTTTTAAGTATGGGATGGAcatgcaataaaacatttattatcatgcaaaatgacaatacaataaaaactgaaacagccTGTTTGACCTGCATTAATTGTGAAGAagacaacaagaaaaaaatattgacaaagAAGCAGTGATGAATGCAAGAGAAATCACGATATACACTGCAGAACAATAATCAGATGTATTGAAAGTGCAAAATGTACTGTATTGGTATTCACAACAATAGATTCTGACATACATACAGAACATACAGTTCATGGGTCAGTGACAAAAAGGTTTGGCAAAATAAGATAAAAGATACAAAAAGGTCTGCACTCTAAATATATCTAAAAAATAGCAACACGATAGCCTGCTGATAGCTTAATGAATTGAAAACGGAAGCTGTGATAGCATCATATTTCTATAGTTATGaggatcagctgatgcaagcatcactcacgtgacctgccagcaTCCCAGATAGCAAAGTGCACTTGTGGCCTGATACACGGCTGGGTCCTCGGCCCAGATGTGGTCCACACACCGCTGTTTGATTGTGATTAGAAAAATGAATTTGGCCCAGAGATTATTGAATGAAGGGCTATGGCCCACTTTGTGAAAATTGAAGGAGAAACTGAACCGTGAAAAAGATTCCTTCACTCAACTTGACTCATTTAAATCATCTGAAAAGGGTCATCTTGATGCTTTAACTGAGTTAAGTTACAGAGTAAATGAACACTGCTCAGTGTTCTACATCTACAACAGACTTAAGGGCAGCTTTAGATGAAcattaaatctgtcaagatctcATCGGAGgaaatttaaacacaaacaccatTAACATCTTCACTTATTACACAcaacactttcactttattgcACACGTGTACAAAATATCTCATTGAGAaataacatgtttatatttcattaaaaataatttgcttGAAGTCACCATTACGTGATCATTGTGTCATTTAATTAAGCACTTTACTCTTAATTTTTGATATTTGTTTTCCTGACCATTACAATAGTGTTAGAAAACATGTTCCTTTGgtcaagaaaatagaagatGACCAAATGCTAAGATCATCACAGAACAAACTGCTTTCATACCTTGCATTTAAGACACAATTCACATATCATATGTGTTCTTATTTTTGGTCTCTCAAAGTTCATGAATGCAGCTCTGAGCTCTAgttttacaaagaaaaaaaatccaaactAATTTCCAGCTATACACAGAGACATCAACAATCAGACTATTAATCTCAAGAATGGAGACAAAAATAACATcatgctgcagtgcatgctgggtaacctAGCACGCAACTCAtccatgattcccagcatgcactgcagcatgtATACATTTTGCAACAGAACTTTAGTATTGTCACCAtagttgaggtttgtatgatgagtgcTGATGTCTCTCTTCCTTGAGAAATAAAACTGCTCACCTGCTCTGAGTGTTAATACAGTGCATGATATATCAGATGAACTATTTTTGATTTTCACACGAAAAAAGGTTTGGGAAGTCATTTTCATCTCAACACCACAGCTTCATTACATGACATAATCCTATCAGTTGAAAGTGTAAAACCTCTTTTAGGACCCTTGTTTCACAGATGCACAAGTGTTCTGATTAAAACACAACTGCATCTGTTAAAATACtcaaatttatttaatgaaagtcaagagCCCTACTGAgataaacactgatcaccataatggtgataTCAAACCAACATGTTTTCAATCAAATATAAACTAGATCAAAACCCTGTTCATTCTCACTAAGATCTTTTATACACATATGCGATAAAGTGAAAGTGTATCTGTAATAAGTGAAGATGTTAatagtg of Triplophysa rosa linkage group LG14, Trosa_1v2, whole genome shotgun sequence contains these proteins:
- the LOC130565199 gene encoding olfactory receptor 11A1-like, giving the protein MRNITFTLDAYRRIHDLKYVFVVVLFLLYPVIVIANGLIICVVFLERKLHKPMYLFICNMACINLYGGSALAPFIIARFLTEDYQITWLSCLVHVFFIYTYGGCDITNLTVMAYDRYVSICYPLNYEKIVTPTKVIISVAVTWILPIVRFSITLFLTASIDFCGTIIEKVYCDNYSIVKLACSDISSYNIYVGE